One region of Halodesulfovibrio sp. MK-HDV genomic DNA includes:
- a CDS encoding ABC transporter substrate-binding protein, with amino-acid sequence MGARLLHFIFLALLTVILTVPNAFANPTPTPKERKNILYLNSYHNGYAWSDNLLEGFKERIQDSPYSIMLQVEYLDSKKFPYNQAVKHVMDLFRRKFADTTFDLITVSDNDAFNFITQHGEDIFPGVPIVFVGVNDFNPSLIKGKEITGVMETFDVASNIRLALEMHPNLKQMIVIGDESVTGKAIRKQVIEGIPNIDKGLKVQFWTDMPHREIIRRVKQLRLTHSSTLFRCTEKSTASFTLHRNCCKRCTITLRHRSIQTGDSCSVPAFSAASLFPASPMVKWLPSSVCKFLTVLRRVRLTSSQKALPHGLLTTMNSNAFT; translated from the coding sequence ATGGGTGCACGCCTTTTACACTTCATATTTTTAGCGCTTCTGACTGTCATTTTGACGGTTCCGAACGCTTTTGCCAATCCAACCCCTACGCCTAAAGAACGCAAGAACATCCTCTATCTTAACTCCTACCACAACGGATACGCATGGTCGGACAATCTGCTCGAAGGCTTTAAAGAGCGGATTCAAGACAGCCCGTATTCTATTATGTTGCAGGTGGAGTATCTGGATTCCAAAAAATTTCCGTACAATCAAGCAGTCAAACATGTCATGGATTTGTTCAGACGAAAGTTTGCTGACACTACATTTGACCTCATCACAGTTTCCGACAACGACGCATTCAACTTCATCACTCAGCACGGGGAAGATATCTTTCCGGGTGTTCCTATTGTTTTTGTCGGGGTTAACGATTTCAACCCATCACTAATTAAAGGCAAAGAAATTACCGGCGTCATGGAAACATTCGATGTCGCTTCAAACATCCGTCTTGCCTTAGAAATGCACCCTAACCTGAAACAAATGATTGTTATCGGTGACGAATCCGTCACGGGCAAAGCAATCCGCAAGCAGGTTATCGAAGGCATCCCGAATATTGACAAAGGGTTGAAGGTTCAATTCTGGACTGATATGCCGCACAGAGAAATTATCCGTCGAGTCAAACAGCTCCGCCTGACACATTCTTCTACTTTATTCCGATGTACCGAGAAATCGACGGCCAGTTTTACTCTGCACAGGAACTGCTGCAAAAGGTGCACGATAACACTACGGCACCGCTCTATTCAAACTGGAGATTCCTGCTCGGTTCCGGCATTCTCGGCGGCAAGCTTATTTCCGGCTTCACCGATGGTGAAATGGCTGCCGAGCTCGGTTTGCAAATTCTTGACGGTACTCCGGCGAGTGAGATTAACGTCATCTCAAAAAGCGCTTCCCCATGGGCTTTTGACTACAATGAACTCAAACGCCTTCACTTGA
- the topA gene encoding type I DNA topoisomerase has protein sequence MGKDLIIVESPAKVKTIKKFLGRNYMVHASVGHVRDLPKKDLGVDEEKNYKPKYQIIQGKQKVVSTLKEAAAKADHVYLAPDPDREGEAIAWHIAEIIKKENPNAKRIQFNEITARAVREALEHPKDLNENLFDAQQARRILDRLVGYKLSPLLWNKVKRGISAGRVQSVALRLIVEREAERYAFDPEEYWVFKAEMEGENPPPVKALLHQIAGKKAVVPNEEAANALQEAVLASALVVEKVEEKKRSRQPLPPYITSTLQQAASQRHGYSAKRTMSIAQRLYEGVELGDEGTTALITYMRTDSVRIADDARDAAKELILSLYGKEYIPPKPRFFKTKSSAQDAHEAIRPVDASITPDSVRNLLPREQYALYTLVWSRFMASQMAAAQFHDTTVTIAATPNATTIKDADKLASTWRVKGERMLFPGFLAVSPQKAKEDEDLPKLEEGQEIRLIKLDKEQKFTQPPARFSEASLVREMEELGIGRPSTYAAIISTLIDRGYAQLEEKNFVPTDLGRTVCQQLVKHFSTLMDVSFTAQMETLLDNVAEGTLDWTQLMTDFMNDFNPTLEKAAEEMESVKQGLETDLVCSECGKPMMIKFGKAGTFLACSGYPDCKNTSNFTRDDNGNVVLVERPKEELQKMGECPDCGKDLVLKRTRTGGRFIACTGYPECKHAKPFSTGVKCPRCEEGEIVEKSSRSGKIFYSCSRYPKCDYALWNFPVEEECPQCDSKLLTIKTTKARGKHIACPEKACRYTRSLEDDSE, from the coding sequence ATGGGAAAAGACCTGATAATCGTAGAATCACCCGCAAAGGTGAAAACAATTAAAAAGTTCCTTGGCCGTAACTACATGGTTCACGCCAGCGTAGGTCACGTGCGAGATTTGCCTAAAAAAGATCTCGGCGTTGACGAAGAAAAAAACTACAAGCCAAAGTATCAGATCATTCAGGGTAAACAGAAAGTTGTTTCCACGCTGAAAGAAGCGGCAGCCAAAGCTGACCACGTATATCTTGCTCCCGATCCCGATCGCGAGGGCGAAGCCATTGCTTGGCACATTGCTGAGATTATTAAAAAAGAAAATCCAAATGCAAAGCGTATCCAGTTTAACGAAATTACCGCCCGTGCGGTTCGTGAAGCGCTTGAACACCCGAAAGATCTGAACGAGAACCTCTTCGATGCTCAGCAGGCTCGACGAATTCTTGACCGTCTTGTGGGCTACAAACTCTCACCGCTACTCTGGAATAAAGTTAAGCGCGGTATTTCTGCCGGTCGTGTACAGTCCGTTGCGCTGCGTCTCATTGTTGAGCGCGAAGCGGAACGCTATGCATTTGATCCAGAAGAGTACTGGGTATTCAAAGCTGAAATGGAAGGCGAAAATCCGCCACCAGTTAAAGCTCTTTTGCACCAGATTGCAGGTAAAAAAGCAGTTGTTCCTAACGAAGAAGCTGCGAATGCACTTCAGGAAGCAGTTCTTGCCTCAGCACTGGTTGTAGAAAAAGTTGAAGAGAAAAAACGTAGCCGCCAGCCGCTGCCACCTTACATCACATCAACTCTCCAGCAGGCAGCAAGTCAGCGCCATGGCTATTCTGCAAAGCGTACCATGTCCATTGCTCAGCGCCTGTATGAAGGTGTTGAACTCGGTGACGAGGGCACAACAGCGCTTATCACTTATATGCGTACTGACTCCGTACGTATTGCTGACGACGCGCGCGATGCAGCTAAAGAGCTTATTCTTTCCCTCTACGGAAAAGAATACATTCCGCCAAAGCCACGCTTCTTCAAAACAAAATCAAGTGCTCAGGATGCTCACGAAGCGATCCGTCCTGTTGACGCATCCATCACACCTGATTCCGTTCGCAATCTGCTTCCTAGAGAACAGTATGCGTTGTACACACTCGTCTGGTCACGCTTTATGGCATCCCAGATGGCTGCGGCTCAATTCCATGACACTACCGTCACTATTGCAGCCACACCAAACGCAACTACTATTAAAGATGCAGACAAACTTGCCAGCACATGGCGTGTAAAAGGCGAGCGTATGCTCTTCCCCGGCTTCCTTGCTGTTTCTCCGCAAAAAGCCAAAGAAGATGAAGATTTGCCGAAACTTGAAGAAGGTCAGGAAATCCGCCTCATCAAGCTCGACAAAGAACAAAAATTTACTCAGCCACCAGCACGATTCTCCGAAGCGTCTCTTGTACGTGAAATGGAAGAACTCGGCATCGGCCGTCCATCCACCTATGCAGCCATTATTTCAACACTGATTGATCGCGGCTATGCACAGCTGGAAGAAAAGAACTTTGTGCCGACTGACCTTGGTCGCACAGTGTGCCAGCAGCTTGTAAAACACTTCTCCACTCTTATGGATGTAAGTTTTACCGCGCAGATGGAAACATTGCTCGATAACGTTGCTGAAGGCACATTGGACTGGACACAGCTCATGACTGACTTCATGAACGACTTCAATCCGACGCTTGAAAAAGCTGCTGAGGAGATGGAGTCTGTAAAACAGGGTCTTGAAACTGACCTTGTATGTTCAGAATGCGGCAAGCCGATGATGATCAAGTTTGGTAAGGCAGGCACCTTCCTGGCGTGCTCCGGATATCCGGATTGTAAAAACACATCCAACTTTACCCGCGATGACAACGGTAATGTTGTGCTTGTGGAACGCCCGAAAGAAGAATTGCAGAAAATGGGTGAATGTCCGGATTGCGGAAAGGACCTTGTTCTTAAACGCACCCGTACCGGTGGCCGCTTTATCGCATGTACCGGTTACCCTGAATGCAAACACGCAAAGCCTTTCTCAACGGGCGTAAAATGCCCGCGTTGTGAAGAAGGTGAGATTGTAGAAAAGTCTTCCCGCTCTGGTAAAATCTTCTACTCTTGTAGCAGATACCCTAAGTGTGACTACGCGCTGTGGAACTTCCCTGTGGAAGAAGAATGTCCACAGTGTGATTCTAAACTGCTTACAATCAAAACCACCAAAGCACGCGGTAAGCATATCGCCTGTCCGGAAAAAGCCTGCCGCTACACCCGTAGCCTTGAGGACGATTCCGAATAG
- a CDS encoding chitosanase: MSVTQISMRQVQGVLQHSKRRTGAISHNDAVQNNGMSRFEALLREPQQIVDAMASSQSNQLSALPNQYPYYGLTGAEQPTRSGMNLSNVSALATLINVSSIEPTVLSNALKTLTEAAEKNQLETASAAGIPGNLQGMMSRQIVSGDMNAVVQASDSAMGDSTDESGAKSVEPIVSNEVRGSLATMFESGAAGNIAAIGYDATGGTSYGKYQFSSARGTMDDFLTYLDSHASDISLHLRAAGGVNTGSKQGEMPMAWQEVANIDPVRFEKMQDAFTHSRYYSPVARVVQDKMNVGQMSTAMEEVLLSTSLQHGPRGAIQIFAKAFGATGGFSEEMQEAFIKNVYAQRSNEFATSTPEVRTGVQNRLDAELNVALSMLA, from the coding sequence ATGTCTGTTACCCAAATCTCTATGAGGCAGGTGCAGGGAGTTCTGCAGCATTCGAAAAGACGCACTGGTGCGATTTCACATAATGATGCTGTACAAAACAACGGTATGAGCCGTTTTGAAGCCTTGCTTAGAGAACCGCAGCAGATTGTAGATGCCATGGCATCTTCCCAATCTAATCAGCTATCTGCGTTGCCCAATCAATATCCATACTATGGATTAACTGGAGCGGAACAGCCTACACGTTCAGGAATGAACCTGAGTAATGTTTCTGCTCTTGCTACACTTATTAATGTTTCATCTATTGAACCTACGGTTTTGAGTAATGCACTCAAAACACTGACAGAAGCTGCTGAGAAAAATCAGCTTGAGACCGCTTCTGCAGCCGGTATCCCAGGAAACCTGCAGGGTATGATGAGCCGTCAAATTGTAAGCGGTGACATGAATGCAGTTGTTCAAGCTTCTGACAGTGCTATGGGTGATAGTACTGACGAGAGCGGAGCAAAAAGTGTAGAACCTATTGTAAGTAATGAAGTTCGTGGTTCATTAGCTACGATGTTTGAATCCGGTGCAGCCGGAAACATTGCAGCCATTGGCTATGATGCAACAGGTGGAACTTCGTACGGCAAGTACCAGTTCTCGTCTGCTCGTGGCACAATGGACGATTTTTTGACATATTTAGATTCGCATGCTTCCGATATTTCATTACATCTCAGAGCAGCTGGTGGTGTAAATACAGGTTCCAAGCAGGGTGAAATGCCAATGGCTTGGCAGGAAGTTGCGAACATTGATCCAGTACGATTCGAAAAAATGCAGGATGCTTTTACGCATTCTCGCTACTATTCCCCAGTAGCTCGAGTTGTTCAGGATAAAATGAACGTTGGCCAAATGAGTACCGCAATGGAAGAAGTTTTACTTTCTACTTCCTTACAGCATGGTCCTCGCGGGGCTATTCAAATTTTTGCAAAAGCATTCGGCGCAACAGGCGGCTTCTCTGAAGAGATGCAGGAAGCGTTTATTAAAAACGTATACGCACAGCGCAGCAATGAATTTGCAACTTCAACTCCGGAAGTTCGCACAGGCGTGCAGAACAGACTGGATGCAGAGCTTAATGTAGCATTATCTATGCTCGCTTAA
- a CDS encoding SO_0444 family Cu/Zn efflux transporter, whose amino-acid sequence MDIAIQYLSEVWEILLEAAPYVLFGFFVAGLLKGFLPDDFVARHLGSNKKGAVVKASLFGVPLPLCSCGVIPAAAGLRQQGASKGATTSFMISTPETGVDSIAITYALLDPIMTIVRPVAAFISALTAGTLVDMFPAKAVPGKTEFTPLNFAATTLKKEEECTSGNCSSKSAIATAKDKFLFGMQFAFGELIADIGKWLLIGILIAAVVSTFLPVTFFQEYVGDGLLSMILMVVIGVPMYVCATASTPIAAALALKGLSPGGALVFLLAGPATNAATITVVAQTLGKRVAFIYVGSIAVTSVILGLAVNWLYAKLGLSVFSWINDVEAHQHGIVGYASAIILLVLVGKQFIGRRGHQHGESCGCH is encoded by the coding sequence ATGGACATTGCAATACAATATCTTTCCGAAGTATGGGAAATTCTGCTCGAAGCCGCCCCATACGTACTTTTCGGTTTTTTTGTCGCTGGGCTTCTTAAAGGGTTTTTACCGGACGATTTTGTCGCGCGCCATCTAGGCAGTAACAAAAAGGGTGCCGTTGTTAAGGCATCACTCTTCGGTGTACCGCTTCCTTTATGTTCTTGCGGTGTAATTCCTGCGGCTGCAGGGCTTCGCCAGCAGGGTGCAAGTAAAGGGGCAACCACATCATTTATGATCTCCACACCAGAGACTGGCGTTGATTCCATCGCCATCACATACGCGCTGCTTGACCCGATTATGACAATTGTGCGTCCGGTTGCTGCGTTTATTTCTGCGCTTACCGCAGGTACTCTGGTAGATATGTTTCCTGCAAAGGCAGTACCGGGTAAAACTGAATTTACTCCGCTTAACTTTGCAGCAACAACATTAAAAAAAGAAGAGGAATGTACCTCTGGCAACTGCTCTTCCAAGTCAGCAATTGCAACAGCTAAAGATAAATTTCTTTTCGGTATGCAGTTCGCGTTTGGTGAACTTATTGCCGACATCGGTAAATGGCTGTTGATTGGTATCCTTATAGCCGCAGTTGTTTCTACGTTCCTGCCAGTCACATTCTTTCAGGAATACGTAGGTGATGGACTTCTCAGCATGATCCTGATGGTTGTCATCGGTGTGCCAATGTATGTCTGCGCAACCGCATCAACCCCAATTGCAGCAGCGCTCGCACTTAAAGGGCTTTCCCCCGGCGGTGCGCTTGTGTTCCTGTTAGCAGGGCCAGCAACCAACGCAGCAACGATTACTGTTGTAGCTCAGACTCTCGGTAAGCGCGTAGCGTTCATCTACGTAGGCTCCATTGCGGTAACATCCGTAATTCTCGGGCTTGCCGTGAACTGGCTGTACGCGAAACTCGGTCTTTCTGTGTTCTCTTGGATTAATGACGTAGAAGCTCATCAGCATGGTATTGTGGGTTACGCCTCTGCGATTATTCTACTCGTTCTTGTAGGTAAACAATTTATCGGTCGTCGTGGTCACCAACACGGCGAATCCTGTGGCTGCCATTAA
- a CDS encoding aspartate/glutamate racemase family protein, translated as MKKIGLLGGMTWGSTIEYYRLLNEGTRKRLGGRHSCKILMDSVDFSELHELISKDDWTSVGTKLAQAALNTEAGGADMLLIGANTMHRVADTVQGALEIPVLHISDAIANKAKELNVSKLGLLGTAFTMEQDFISKPLSEKHDLEIITPASDVRAIIHDSIFNEFAVGKFLDSTREKYINIIKDLEANGAEAIILGCTEIGLLIKASDCNIPLIDTVQAHVDAALDAAIV; from the coding sequence ATGAAAAAGATCGGATTATTAGGCGGAATGACTTGGGGATCAACAATCGAATACTACCGCCTCTTAAACGAAGGCACCCGCAAACGCCTCGGCGGACGCCATTCCTGCAAAATCCTTATGGACAGCGTCGATTTTTCAGAACTACACGAGCTCATCAGCAAAGATGACTGGACATCCGTGGGCACTAAGCTAGCTCAAGCCGCCCTGAACACCGAAGCTGGCGGCGCAGATATGCTTCTCATCGGCGCAAATACAATGCATCGCGTTGCCGACACCGTGCAAGGTGCGCTAGAAATTCCAGTACTCCATATTTCAGACGCAATCGCAAACAAAGCGAAAGAACTCAACGTCAGCAAGCTCGGATTACTCGGCACCGCATTCACCATGGAACAAGATTTCATCAGTAAGCCGCTTTCTGAAAAGCACGACCTCGAAATTATTACTCCTGCAAGCGATGTCCGCGCCATTATCCACGACAGCATTTTCAATGAATTTGCCGTAGGAAAATTCCTCGACAGCACTCGTGAGAAGTACATCAACATCATCAAAGATCTCGAAGCAAACGGTGCCGAAGCGATTATTCTCGGCTGCACCGAAATCGGACTGCTTATTAAAGCCTCCGACTGCAACATCCCGCTGATCGATACCGTTCAAGCTCACGTCGACGCTGCACTTGATGCTGCTATTGTTTAA
- a CDS encoding glycine cleavage system protein R, producing MKKVVVSFLGKDGPGVVHAVSSLLTGLECNINEVSQTILHSEFAAIVIAEMPDGCTIDLLQDELVKGLAERQVDLSVTARLYDGTSWSAEDPQSFVVSVDGPDQQGLVAAISGILGEHNVNIANLKAIVPADQPDGNALIVFEVIVPGAVELSALRGALNAKAEELSLRVSVQHRDIFEAVHRVQPV from the coding sequence ATGAAAAAGGTAGTTGTATCATTTCTCGGCAAAGATGGTCCGGGAGTCGTACATGCGGTATCCAGCCTGCTTACAGGTCTGGAGTGCAACATTAATGAAGTAAGTCAAACTATTCTGCATAGTGAATTTGCTGCGATCGTCATTGCTGAAATGCCTGACGGTTGTACCATTGACCTCTTGCAGGATGAACTGGTGAAAGGACTTGCTGAACGACAGGTTGACCTCAGTGTTACAGCACGCCTTTATGACGGTACAAGCTGGTCTGCTGAAGATCCTCAGTCATTTGTGGTAAGTGTAGACGGCCCTGACCAACAAGGGCTTGTTGCTGCAATCTCAGGTATTCTGGGTGAGCATAATGTGAATATTGCCAACCTGAAAGCTATTGTTCCTGCCGATCAACCGGACGGGAATGCTCTTATTGTTTTTGAAGTAATTGTCCCCGGCGCTGTGGAGCTTTCTGCTCTGCGCGGCGCGCTGAATGCGAAGGCGGAAGAACTTTCGCTACGGGTAAGTGTTCAGCACAGGGATATTTTCGAAGCAGTGCACAGGGTTCAGCCTGTGTAG
- a CDS encoding PFL family protein translates to MLSDREVLSTLAMLRNEHLDVRTVTLGVSLFDCASHDFDVFADRVRTKIRLYSEKLVSTCNEVGDKYGIPIVNKRISVSPMSVVCASYTPEQMVKACQILDEAAQEAGVDFLGGFGALVEKGMTKGDRALIDSLPEALAVTQRVCSSINVASSRSGINMDAVALMGQRIKDIAARTADKDGLGCAKLVVFANIPQDVPFMAGAYLGVGEPEAVINVGVSGPGVVKKAIDRAMQDGSAKSLGDIAEVIKRTAFKVTRVGEIIGTEVAQRLGLPFGVADLSLAPTPEVGDSVGEIFEAIGLSSIGAPGSTAVLAMLNDAVKKGGAFASSHVGGLSGAFIPVSEDSSIAAAAASGALTLEKLEAMTSVCSVGLDMVPVPGDISPATLSGIIADEMAIGMINNKTTAVRIIPVPNKGVGDNVSFGGLLGEAKIMAVPGGNAEKFIKLGGRIPAPIHSLKN, encoded by the coding sequence ATGCTTTCAGATCGCGAAGTGCTCAGTACTCTAGCAATGCTCCGAAACGAGCATTTGGACGTTCGTACCGTAACGCTTGGTGTCAGCCTTTTTGATTGTGCAAGTCACGACTTTGACGTGTTTGCTGATCGGGTTCGCACTAAGATTAGACTTTATTCAGAAAAACTTGTGTCTACCTGTAATGAGGTGGGCGATAAGTACGGTATTCCTATCGTAAACAAACGCATCAGCGTAAGCCCTATGAGCGTTGTGTGTGCTTCTTACACGCCGGAACAGATGGTGAAAGCGTGTCAGATTCTTGATGAAGCTGCACAGGAAGCTGGTGTAGATTTTCTTGGCGGCTTCGGTGCGCTGGTAGAGAAAGGCATGACCAAAGGTGATCGTGCTCTTATTGATTCTTTACCGGAAGCATTGGCGGTGACGCAGCGCGTATGTTCCTCAATCAACGTAGCGTCTTCCAGAAGCGGCATTAACATGGATGCTGTTGCTCTTATGGGGCAGCGTATCAAAGATATCGCAGCACGTACCGCAGACAAAGACGGCCTTGGCTGTGCTAAGCTTGTTGTATTTGCAAACATTCCTCAGGATGTACCGTTTATGGCTGGTGCCTACCTTGGTGTAGGTGAGCCTGAAGCGGTAATTAACGTGGGTGTTTCCGGCCCGGGCGTTGTTAAAAAAGCAATCGACCGTGCTATGCAGGATGGCAGCGCGAAGAGCCTTGGTGATATTGCTGAAGTTATTAAACGCACCGCATTTAAAGTAACCCGCGTTGGTGAAATTATCGGTACTGAAGTAGCGCAGCGCCTTGGACTTCCTTTCGGCGTAGCTGACCTTTCGTTGGCTCCGACTCCGGAAGTTGGTGACTCTGTTGGTGAAATCTTCGAAGCCATTGGTCTTTCATCCATTGGTGCTCCGGGTTCTACCGCTGTACTGGCAATGCTGAACGATGCTGTTAAAAAAGGCGGCGCGTTTGCATCTTCCCACGTTGGTGGTCTTTCCGGTGCGTTTATTCCTGTGTCAGAAGATTCCAGCATTGCAGCAGCAGCTGCATCCGGTGCGCTGACTTTGGAAAAACTTGAAGCCATGACAAGCGTATGTTCTGTAGGGCTTGATATGGTTCCTGTGCCGGGTGATATCTCCCCAGCAACACTTTCCGGTATTATTGCCGACGAAATGGCAATTGGTATGATCAACAACAAAACTACTGCTGTGCGTATCATCCCTGTTCCTAATAAAGGTGTTGGCGATAATGTATCTTTCGGCGGTCTGCTTGGTGAAGCCAAAATTATGGCTGTGCCGGGTGGTAACGCAGAGAAGTTTATTAAACTTGGCGGCCGTATTCCTGCGCCGATCCACAGTTTGAAGAACTAG